The stretch of DNA gcatttaatttaagtCGTCTTATCCCGAAAtctcttttgaatttcaagtttgttctttttgataatttttataaaaaaaatttgaggatttattttccttattcATCAGGTACTCAAAGGATGGGAAATGTTTGATTTTccccaatgaaaaaaaaacatataaaattaattagcatagtttgcatatttttgtgtaaaatatgCGCATCTTTCTTCCATTCTAACTCTGAGAACGAAAAGTGCCTCACCATTGGATTTATTGTAATAGCTttatattttatctaaaatagattaattttGATGACCATTTCGCTAAAATATGCTAATAGAAAGTTTTTACCGCAGAAAAAAGATTGCGGCCTTTTAACTTATATTTCTGCTTGCTAATAAAGTGGCTTTACCTCAACATTAATGAGATCGAGGTAGGAAAGTTCACGATGAAAGGTCTAATTGTTTATTTGGGGTAATTTGCATATCGCAAAGTGTGACCGAAGAAattcataagattttttttgttttaacttTTACTGTTACCAACGAGGTAGAACGGACGAGATAGAATTTATACTAAATAATTCAGTAGGTAAACTTTTCCGGGCAATATGCGAAGAAAATCACGTGAAAtatcttcaaaaataattccttttatTCACGCGAGAGACAAATGGGAGGCTGACACAGCAAAAAGATGTATTTAACTGTAAAAAGGTGTTTGGTCTGAGCACAAGAACATACTGATGGGTCATTTTGTTCTTGAATAAATCGCGCCTCTTACATCGCATATTGCATATTGGTTATGCTGAAAAAGTAAGATTTTACAGATGGTGATCTGAGAGTGATGTGAACAAATAGGAAGATACATAAACCATCTATTAAGTTCATGTTTCACGGATCGATCTCCTCAAATAGCCCATTGCGGCAGGCATTTTATTCTAATATAATTGCGTACGTTCTAACTGTTGTCCGATTCACATTCTGGACTTATGGGTTACCAGTTGCAGCATTAAAACACggcaattaattacaaaataatctCTAATATACGATGTACCTCAACAGAGAACACTATTGCATCTTACATTTAAGGTATGttataataaattacttaACAATGCATCTTTCATGGATCTAGTGCAAACTTGATGGGATTTTTATGATCATTCTCCACATTTCACAGAACATCCAGGAATCCACTGTCGCCAAAGTCCCCAAAACCACCGTAATCCCCATCACCAAAGCCTCCGTAGTCATCTTCATCGGCACCAGGTGGAACGAAGATGCCACCGAGGAAATTCGAGAGACGCTCCTCCATGCCAAAGGTCGTGGCAAGGCCATAGATGACCCTCATGATGACGAGCCTCACGAAATTTGGTGGTGTTGTCTCACGCAATTGGTACTCTTTGTATTTCTTCCTTGTTCGTCGATTCATGGATTTTCGTGCATCACAGAGCGCCAGGAAGAGCATCACAATTATAAAGAAGCACAACACTTTTCTCAGTGAATTCTTCATCTCTTCACAACACTCACACTGATCTTCTTTTTTGCCAGTAAATCCAAATAAAAAGCACGTTTTTGCCAAGTTATGCAATTTTCTACTACTTTAtggaatgatgatgatgaaggaGATCACTTTCACGTGTCCATATTCTGTATTCTTCTTCAGTAcgagtttaataaaatatccgGTTCTATTAGTCACCAGCAACAACACCACAGATGAGACCTTCCATCACCGCCGAACGTAGAATATGGAATGAAATTGCGAGTTGctcctcaatttcttcttttgattCTCCACCATCCATACCATTCTTCGTTGTGGTGGATACTCCCCGCGCGCGCAAACTTCTCGTTTGCTTTCATTACAAAGCTCTTGCCCGTGAATCTTCACTTCCACACATGTATTCCCGTTATGCTGCTCACTTTGAGTGGGACACTCCGATGGAGCTCAATGGGGATCGTAAGACGCCACAACAGTGTGCAACATGTTGTATGATTAAATCTCCACCAAAACATTCTTCTTCCAGCAGCGCACGCGAAAATATCTGTGAAATTTCTGGAGCTTATTGTAAGCTACAATACGTAGCTATAGACCGCAAGCATCATGGGTCGATTGCACGatcataagaaaagaaaacatcatTATATCAATCACATACGATATAATTCCTCTCGCATTTGGTTGTTTTGTTGTCGAAAACACGAGGCATGTCTACCAATCAATGGGAATTCATctaaaaatgataataatttaataagcaCCTCCTCTGCGGTTTTGCCACAGTGATCATGGTAGAAAATTGCACGAGAAAGTCGTGAGATTCTTTCGTGTGTGCGCAGAGACACCCATTCTGAAAAAACTTACTATATTCTAAAGAAATTAACTGGTATGACCTGAAAACACAGTGCCcgtttttcttctcaatttcgCTTTTTCCCTCTTGAAAAGACACCAAAATAACACatgtgggaaaaattttattattccccAAATGTTCAATTAAATCCCAAAATGTGGCTATTATTTTTAGcgcttttttttggcaaagggtttatcattttataatatttttttttgtaaaagggATTTGgtacaaaaattaagaaaaaaatctcttacaacatttttactttttaatttttatttcagtttaattgggttttaaaacaatttaaaatatttcctaattATATACACATTCTAAAAcatttggaagtttttttttaagttttgaggtcgattctgataaaaatcttttcttaccTAAACACTTAAAAGTTGTTGttagattttgacagttgatgtttttaaatctttctatTGTAGTTATAACAAAAAATTGGTTGTTCCAGAAATTAGTCAGAAAggtcagaaagatctttaaaaaagctctggaaaaaaaattttcctttaaaaacacgattaaagaaaagaaacaaaatgccaaaatctttgaaatgtgaaattgtaagaaaagaaagtaaaagatttttatccgAATCAACCCCTCTATTTAAAATCCATCAATACACTGCAAAGAATTTCCAACTAACCTTGGAATAAATAAGTAAAGTTtaggataaaataaaatcaagaaattaGCATAGAATTTaactaatttaaaatctttttttcattctgcaAATGGTGGTACATGGtacaatataaaaatgtttttatacaattttttattatgttataatttttttacatggTTTAGTTGTTATTTTCATTGACAATACGATACGATGAACCCCTTTTAGGTAGCCAACGATTTTATTATACAAATTGATTTCAGTACAAAGTGTTACACCGAGAAAATCgtacaaagagaattttattacaatgcattttgaatttcaatgtcTCATTCAGCCGAATTTTTTCCACgtctttctctcaattttttcacatttgatACGTGTGATCCGTTTAGTTAATCAGAATACGCCATTCTTGGtggactttttcttctttttttttcttcttattcacaTAAAGATCCGCATGGCGCTTTCACGAAAAAAGGGGTAAATTAATTGGACATATTGGTCGTCGTAATTTGATGTAACGTtaagaaattgtaaaagacCTAAATTGTAGAAGCTTTCTCGGTATCTTTATGTATATAGTGATGTATTGTCACATAATTCACAAGTtggaaatcaatcaattttatttaataaattacagggggaaatgtaataattttagATTGAATggcatttttgttttatttagaataaatGTTACATAGGTAAGGTACCCTACCCTCCTAATTGGCTATtataaaagtcaataaaaccgtgaatttgcatttaatgCATACAATGCCGCCCCTCTCTACCCCAATATATACTCTATTCAGTTCTTACTAACGGGTTCCTCTGAATATTCAATGAGATTTCAATGCAATTTGAAGGTTTTACAGCCATGAAAATTATGGTATGTCTTTAACTCGGTCTTTAGCATGAAGAGATTAATCACCTGGAGGAGAGCATTTAGAAATTTTGCATGTTTCTTTGATGAGAGTTGGTGGATAAAGAAAAACTGTCGCACAAAACGTACCTTATGTTATAAATTTCTTGGCATTGGTActtattcaattatttttcactctATCGCACCATAAAAATATGTTATATGCGAAATTTGTGTCAGGTGTATTAACAATTAATTCACACCATTTTCCGCTATGTAAATACCGACTGCTATACGCAAAATTACGTGTATTGCGTGGACAATATACGATGATAAATCCGTTAGCGTGACCAAATTCATATCtcatcttattttattttacattttctttatatataaattaataatatttcttatgTGCACGATACCTTAGATGAGGAGGAGGATGTCGCTGCATTTTCCCCCTAATTAGTGGAGAAAATGCTCATTGATGCATTTGGTGGGATCATGTAACTTTCTGTCCCATCCCATTGGGGGCTCCTCCATTCTGACTTGCAGCCGGATCGGTCTGATTCACTGCACCATTCCCCCCGATATTGAGTAATTTGGTTCTCCTGCGCGTGTAGTGTTGCCACAGCAAAATTGCCTGATCATCGATGAATTTGCAGCATTGAACGTTAACAATTTCACGGCGGAAGTGCTCGTATTGGAGCAGATCGAGGAAATAGAGACACATGGGGTACTTGAGATATCTCGCATACTCTGGCTCCTTCCAATAGAGAAGGTATTTGAGGTAATTGATGAATGTTTGATCCTTGAAGTAGCCTCTCTGGGCTAAAACTGCAAGAGAAAAGCACTTTTATTAGCtcagagttttcttttttatgatttttttaactaattacTCACAGTGCAAATAATTGGGATTCGCCAGGCACTGTACAAATTCCAGCTCCACCTGAAATCTCAGTCTTTGTTGGTCCTCCGTTTCAGCAGGTACTATACATTTAGAGGAAAGATAATGAATCAAAGTTTTAGCTAGATATGTTCCATCCCTCATAAGTTTCATTTAggacaattttcacacaacatgTTTTTGAGGAAAGTTGAAGGAAAATGTGCACAATGTGATGATTATgtatgtttaaagaaaaataaaatagcaaaTGAGGAGAATAGTGCATAAAAAAGACGTAATAAAAGGTGTTACTTACTCTTACCTTTCCCGACCATTTTAGCCATATTTTCTTATCGGCAGGGAAAGGGGTTTTGCAGTGCAGTTTTTATTTACACAAATAAActcaagtatttttttttaaattaataattaaattaatttgcaggCTGGTGAACTTTGTGAGGTGTGTggtaaacaataaaaatgctCTGTGTGATAAGAAAAGGTGGAAATGTGATTTTCTATACAGGAAAtaagtaataataataataaataaagctgaaatgtttgtttgtttgtttgtttgtggcgCACATGAAAATCACCCAAaacataaaatgatttttttccgatTTGTTTAGCTTCGCATTCCCATACCGTTTGTCcgattgctataaaatttggtacagagaatACTGGCATCAGGtgatttttactaaaaatattaattttccccccagagccccccttcgtagcgcccccatataaaattcacgcaatttttaactattttttgaatttggcgccctttttgaTAGATTtcattgaagagaaaatgtgaTGGATTCATTTCACCACTAttcgtctccctcacacattcagtttttctcaattttctcgcgttttctgcagaattttccggggaaattgtgtttttgtgaccagaaaaaaaacttgaatttttggcatcacgaaaattcatttccgggaaaaaaggGCGTGTAAAATCcgcaaccgtcaaaatttccgcgggcccTTTAATTCCGTAAAGAGAGGCTTCCCGGGGGCGCGGGAGTACCCGTATATACCCCAGGAGTCCCAAAAATGCCTTTTATGCGTTTTAAGCCcaaaaattttgggaaaaaaacaaggaaatcacgaattttgtcaaaaagcaacaaaaaaaattcgttaaaattcaagTTTTCCGCACAACTACAAACAAACGTCACGCACACAAACAAAACGCAGAGTGAGACGAAggtatttttctcatgccgtctcgtaataaataaataaatacatagaAATTGCGTTTTGCAGCAGGATTTTTGCCACTTTTGTGCCCCAAATACCAATAATTCCTACTCACAGCCAAACGTATTCATCTGTAGCTGTGTCTTTGGGAActatttatgcaatttttctcaattttccacacgTTTTTCCGCCTTTTTTAAGCGATTTTCCTCGCACTTTTTTTGATGTAACACACGCGAACGAAAACACATTTGCGATGTTTTCTTGACAGCTGACGCAGTTGTTTTCTATGTATTAGGGTTACTCACTTTGAAGTAACATCGTTTTTACTTGAGTGAGTAGCCCCTATTGCAGAACGTCAAAAAAGGTGTAGTGCGAGTGAAtgtttttccacaaaataatttaattttctgcattttatgGAGTTTCTAGTGCAAAAATCTCGTGGAAAATCATCTAAAGTGTCTGTAGTAGCGGGTGCGGTGTGAAAGTGACTCCGAGGATTGGGGAATTAATGCGAAAAGCCACGCTCAAGGTGCGCGGGGTCATGAACTTTCCTTGTTCCCCTTGTTcgtttttcctgatttttctgGCAATTTTCCTTTGTAGATTTAACGCGAAAATGCACCGTAGAATCTCAAATAACTTCACCTACGTGAGTTCGTGCGTAAAGTACATGATCTTCATGCTGAACTTCCTGTTCTGGCTCCTGGGGGGCCTCCTAATCGGGGTGGGCTTCTATGCCTTTGTGGACAAGTGGCAGGCGACGGGATGGCTCAAAGTCGACAACTTCTACGACGTCATCCTCAACATTTCCCTCGTCATGATCATCGCTGGGGGTGTGGTGTTCGTCGTGAGCTTCGCCGGATGCCTGGGGGCGCTGCGTGAGAACACCTGCCTCCTGAAGTTCTACTCCATGTGTCTCCTCATGTTCTTCCTCCTGGAGATGGCTATTGCCATTGTGGGCTTTGTCTTCCCACACAACATGAACAACTTCCTCGAAGACTCCTTCACTGACAAGATCATCACGACATACCGTGATGACCCAGATCTGCAGAATCTCATTGATTTCGCCCAACAGGAATTCAAGTGCTGTGGCCTCAGCAATGCTGGCTACATGGACTGGGGCAAGAATGAATACTTCAACTGCTCATCCCCGAGTGTTGAGCGCTGTGGCGTCCCCTACAGCTGCTGCATCAATGACACAGATATCTCATCGGGCTTAGTGAATATCATGTGTGGCTACGGGGCTCAGAATGCTTCCGTTGCAGCAGCCAGCAAGAAGATTTGGACCAGTGGATGCATTGAGATTGTACGTGTATGGGCAGAGAGGAATCTCTACACAATTGCTGGGGTAGCCCTTGGGGCGGCACTCAGTCAACTCTTTGTCATTTACCTGGCCAAGACTCTCGAGGGTCAAATTGATCTTCAGAAGAGTCGATGGTCGTCATGAGTGATTATCGG from Lutzomyia longipalpis isolate SR_M1_2022 chromosome 1, ASM2433408v1 encodes:
- the LOC129786171 gene encoding mediator of RNA polymerase II transcription subunit 31 isoform X1 yields the protein MAKMVGKGKIPAETEDQQRLRFQVELEFVQCLANPNYLHFLAQRGYFKDQTFINYLKYLLYWKEPEYARYLKYPMCLYFLDLLQYEHFRREIVNVQCCKFIDDQAILLWQHYTRRRTKLLNIGGNGAVNQTDPAASQNGGAPNGMGQKVT
- the LOC129786171 gene encoding mediator of RNA polymerase II transcription subunit 31-A isoform X2 codes for the protein MNTFGLPAETEDQQRLRFQVELEFVQCLANPNYLHFLAQRGYFKDQTFINYLKYLLYWKEPEYARYLKYPMCLYFLDLLQYEHFRREIVNVQCCKFIDDQAILLWQHYTRRRTKLLNIGGNGAVNQTDPAASQNGGAPNGMGQKVT
- the LOC129786146 gene encoding tetraspanin-33-like, whose translation is MHRRISNNFTYVSSCVKYMIFMLNFLFWLLGGLLIGVGFYAFVDKWQATGWLKVDNFYDVILNISLVMIIAGGVVFVVSFAGCLGALRENTCLLKFYSMCLLMFFLLEMAIAIVGFVFPHNMNNFLEDSFTDKIITTYRDDPDLQNLIDFAQQEFKCCGLSNAGYMDWGKNEYFNCSSPSVERCGVPYSCCINDTDISSGLVNIMCGYGAQNASVAAASKKIWTSGCIEIVRVWAERNLYTIAGVALGAALSQLFVIYLAKTLEGQIDLQKSRWSS